The Brassica napus cultivar Da-Ae chromosome C7, Da-Ae, whole genome shotgun sequence genomic interval aaaattaggagTACAATTTTGAGCAAGGTTTTTTTTGCTCATTTATCGTTTCTGAACCAGTTAAGTACAACATGGGTTGCAAAAGCTAGCGTAAGTGCAGCTGCAACCAGAAATACAGATATTTGGAGTACTAGAGATGACTCGAAGGCTTCAAGGAGAAGCGAGTTCCACATTGTGTACCAGAAGATGCAGAAAACAGAACCCACGATTGCACCAACAACAACTTGACTGCTTGTGTGAAGCTTCTGAGAAACCCTTAACCGTATCTGCACATGTTAGTTTTCGCAACATTTTAATAATTGTTACAATTTACAAAGCATTTGCATTACGAAGCATGTGAACTGAAAcacttacaaaatataaacccGACGCGATTATAAGGAAGCTAAGGAACAGAGAGACTTTACTGGTTCCAAGCCATTCCATAACTGTAGAATAACAATATGATCCAATTTGTCTCAACAGTACCATGCTAATAATGAAAACAATTGATGACTAGTTCcatgttctttttttaaatgctTACCAGACAAAACAGCAAACACAGATATGAAAGAGATAGACTGGGCGTGAGTAGATGGCATCCCGGGATCAGTTCGCGAGGTTGTAGCAGGTCTCGCTTGGTTAAGTATACGCTTCAGCACCACGGAAAGAGCCGAATTCGAAACGGATCCAATGATTCCCCACAAGGCTGTACCATCATGCCTCAGAAGAATGATGGAAGCAAACAGAATAGACACAACCCATTTGCTCTGTCTCAATAAGAAACATATACACAACACGAAATgaatatactttaaaaaaaaagaggcatttcatcgaacatgTTGCGTGCATCAAGGAGATTCCTTTTACTAACCAGACTATTAACAATTGCTTCAACCCCACGACCTGCGACCATCTCGTGCCGGACCTCTGGAGATCCATTGATGGAACCTTCTTGCTCGACCGACCCAGATTGTTCGCTTCCGTCTCTGCGAGCAAATCTTTCAACTAAAACGGCCATAGATCTAACGCGGATAAAGGAAAACCCACGAGAAATGATCGAACGAATTATAGCTCCGATCAGTTTGAatggtggaggaggagagaaCTAGAGAAGACGCTGTAATGAcgaaaatgaaaacaaagtCAACCTAAGTTTCCGTCGGAAAAGTGAGGCGGCGACGAAGAAAGAAATTGCAAATCAATAAAGAAAAGAACCTGAGAGGGCTTCTTCTATCTTCTCCCCCCCTTCACGTTTCTGCTTGTTCGATTCTTCTTCAGTTCTTCATCCACGTGGCATTTTGTTGAGTCAACGGTAAACCAATGATGAAGTAAACTAATAAatgggtttcttttataatcATGTTCACATGTGCTATTTAATACTCTTTCGCTTGCGtcactttgacatttttcaccCAGACTAATAAAatagcaaaaatatatataaattgttattaattatatctttctgactaataatatttgagataaataaaattatttataaaaccaatgtagtttgcaattaattttcagctaaaaatattgtataatttgcattaaaattataatatgacactttttgtgtaaaaaaaaaaaactataatgaCACTTACTATGAAACAGATGGAATAGTATCAAAAATATCCCAAAATATCTTCATAGAAAATACCATTTCGTAGTGTTAACGAGAGTTGAATTTCTAATGATTGTTAAAAAATGGATTATTGGTTTTATGCATTTTAGTGGATTTAAAAAAAGCAAACGACATTCAGTTTTATTTTTTCCTAagatttaaaaatctatattaaaatcatgtattattggttatatgatttataattctaatccaaatcatgtgttattcaatcatatagatttacaaataaattttattccATAATGGATTTGAGTGgatatttttggttaaatatacagtgacttaatttttaaatactaaCTAAAATCGACatgttaaatttgtaaataaataaatattacttggatttataaatcatGTGTGTATTCTTAAATCAATTAAAATGcatgaaaatattattagcattattggtttgatgattatttaattttttacaaactctattaattcaaaaataagttttaataattttatgatgCTATTAAAATATGGTGTTACTGAGACTTGATTTTAGTAGACTTGATTTTAGTAGACAATATTGGTTCTATGAACTCATAAATAACTTTCAAAAGACTATATATACATCTTCTAGATTCTCAAAAGCAACATGtattataatacatttttaatgaGCATTTAAAGAGtccatcatttaaaaaattgtattctATTTTGGCAAATTCCTTTTTATAtagcattaaaacatatttctgttttcaaaataacatttatcaaaaaaaaatagaccaAATTACTAGTCTTAAACTTTAATTTTAGTCGTCGCTTCAAATACTAAATCAGAAATTGTAATtactaaaccttaaattcaaatgtgaaatatatatttattgtttaatttattatttctatttttaaaatataatttatttatttatttttgatatatttaatcAATCTTATGGTTATAAATACAGGTATATTTCGTCTTTtacttttcaataaattttatattaagttttttcatatttttttgaattgaatgttaaatttaactataaaaaaatatctttgttatatcaagtgtgACCTTTCTAATCTGAATAAAAGAGTCTACTACTTTCTATACTTTATTTATATAGCTTTGTTTTGTGGGCAAACCAAAAGGCAAAATGTCATCCctcctttttttcattttattatattttctaggACAAAAGCACGATTAATTGTTATTTaagagtatttttttattttctgtctAAATAAAGTTTTGCACTGTACTATCTATTTTGTCTGATTTACACCgtctaatcttttttttcttcttcttcattccaTTCCAAGTCTTTAAAGCTCAATTATTATCTGTTAAACTATTCATGGTATCTACGGTTGTAGTCTGTCTAAAAACAAATAATCCTGGTGACATCAAATTTGAAATCCACCAAAGATTTGCATTTATTTCATCCAAGTTTTTCACATATAGTTccataaaataaaagaagacgAAAATGGTATCCCGAAGGAGGTTTCTCAGATCTATTTTTCCGATCCGGTTACTTTGAATCTGGTGTGACGGCGAGACGAAAGGGGTGAAGGCAGTAGAGTAGGGTCGGCTTTTAGGGTAGTTAGAGGTTGGATCTGTGATATTTTGCTCCTCCGTCGAGATCCAATCCCTTTAAGGAGGTAGCGCGTGGAGACCAGACGAGTCTCCTCCTAGCCGCATTTAGAAAATGGCTTCGGTTCTTCTCGATCTAAGGGTCCGTTGTTGGAGTGGGCATTGGCTAAGGGCAGATCCTTGTCTCGGCGAGTTGACTACGGTGAAGCTCTTAGTCAAAGCCAAAGTCGTGTTCAACGGGATTTTCTCGGTGACGCACGTGCGGAGAAGCTTTTGGTTTTCGTTTTTCAACGAAGCTCTTCCGGCAAAGATGTGTGCAAATCAAGGTTCGCAGTGCCGTGTAGGGTCGTCTATGGCTCCGGCGGTGGCGTGTCTAGCGTTTGCTCTTCTTTAGAAAGTTGGTCCCATGGCTTCTTCGCGTCGGAGCTTTCTCAGGAGATAGTGACAGTGTCTCTTTGGGAGGTTTTATCAGTTGCTTTCTTCTCTGTTGTGGTGTGTCTTCGTTGCTAAACGGATTTTCACTTCGGTGGAGCAATACAGAGCCGTCCTTTAGTTCTTAAAGGCGGAACGCGAGCGAGAGATAGCGGATCTGGTGTGGTTTACCTGAGTCATTTTTCTCTTGGTGGTGGCACGTTTCAATTTCATGGCCTTCCCAGTGTCAAAAGGCGGTAAATCTGGGTCCGTTTTTTGGCAGGCTGTGCTTTGTCTCTTGTTGTGCAGGTAATAgattatcgatcgatgtggttGCTTCCTCCTCTACCCGATGTTATTTTGGTTCTTAGAGAAAGGCTCTTCTCGTCTTCGTCTTGGTGTCTTGGCGGTGATGTGCAAAATCAGGGTTTTGGCTTCAAGGCGATGTGGTTTCGTGGCGAGGTTACTTCCCCGGTTGCGAATCAGTTAGCGCCGTTTCTGGTTTTGGGTACTTTGCTCTGTGAATCTTTTATGTTTGTGGTTAGGAAGCTGCTTGGCAAAGGGTTTCAGGTTGATTGGGCCTCAATAGTTAGGCGGCTAAATCTTTTCGGTTCAACgaagatcacactctcttcctctcttaaCTGTCGGGACGCTGCGGTTCAGTTCCGTAGGGTTCGGTGGTTTACGGGCTTGTGTTATATTTGCCTCGAAATTCCAGTTGTGTCTCCAACTTTCGGTGGTTCTTATGGAGCTGCAAGAGCCGCTTGCTTCTCGGTTTCGAGGTTTGGCCGGAGTAACGGTATCTCGTGGTAACATTGGTCTCACCTGTAACCGGTTTTACTACTAAGACGTAAGCTGGTCCTCTTTCTTCATGATGTGTTTAGTCACTTGTTCTCTTTAGTGCTAAGTTTAGTTTCTTTATACTTTGCTtcttgttttagtttttggtctttctgttttcttttgtcttCATTGTACTTCTGTCACAAACtaaaatatggtataaatttgacatttaaacaaaaaaaaataaaaaaagacgaAAATGGTATACACGGGTCCTATTATACGAGATGAAAACTGTGTGTAGTATATAGTTTTTAGCGAGATGTATATTTAATCAAGATCAAGATGCGTCTATCAATCTGTAAAACTCAATCTTGAAAGTACAGTTTTGGCAGAGATTGACGATGACCCAGTTCaagtttagaaatttaaacaaaCGTTACGATGTATGGAAAAAACATGGTGTCGCTTTACGTCAAATCATTCCTGAATATCATGATGATGTTTCCGTCTCTGGGCTGTAATCAAATCAATGTATCTATGTCAGTATAGCTCGAGTAGTGGTCAAAGATTGAATGAGGACTCCAAACAAGTGAACCATATAACtgcttctttcctttttttttatacaataaggctatattttgaaaagtattttttactaagatattttgaaaatatatatttttaaaatctttttttgaaaatattgaacTAATAGTATACGAATTGCCACATGTTGTAAATTCTATAGTACTAAAATGTCTCGATTTCTAGAATTTGTTTTATCCTACGGTCTGTGTATATTAATGAACATTGTTGTTGCCAGGCGGGTCAGGCGTGCAGGTATGCGGTTCGTATGAACAAATAAAAACGCAAGTAAGTGGAACTTGTTGGCAGAAACTAAAGGAAGATCAAAACTAAAGCTATGGGTCGACCTATCTTTATATCCACTATCtatttatttccattttttttatcagtgtTGCTTCTAATTATAAATTGAAGCGACTCAAAGCATTCTTTGGATCCTTTAGCCGATCTTTACATTTGGCCTCACCTAATATATTAATTCATGCCCACCAACGGAAATAGTGTATGTTTCTCTTTGTTAATGGTGTGTCTGTTTGATTTGTATATGTTATGCAATTTAGTTAGTCATCTTCATAAACTTTTAGGTACTTTTATACGACAATCCAATGTGCTATATATAATTAGATTGTAAAAGAATACAGTGTGAAAAGATATAAACTAAAGAGATAGATGCGAATATATTCGGACAACACTTTTCATGTGTGACAACTTACAATTTCGGTTTTCCTTAAACTTGCTTTTTGGGTAGTCTAGCTAGTTCAATTCCAATATAGTGTATATGGTTAAATGTGAGAAATCCatctaaaaatgtatattttcctGTAAACTAAAGCACTATAACGAacatattttatcaaatttctcataatcaaaataacaaaaataaaatttattaaaatctgaTTAATGTTTTCCAAACAagaaattttcaaacaaaaattaaaaagtctATCAACATGTGCCATTATATAAATGGATTATTTTACGTTGAAAGtagattattaaataatattaatatataatctgaaatattttttggaaattATTCACTATTAAGAATGCCCTAAAATAAGTAAATGGCCGAAACCTATAAGAATTTCGAAGGGAGATTTTgggtataaatcaatttaaaatagaaCGTATAAGAGTTTGGACTGTGTTTCAGACAAAGTCCGTAGATATCTCTGCAATACAACTTGTATTATATATAGGGTACATTATTTTATACACACGTGATTCAtggcagttttttttttgaaacaccgtAGAATCTTTATCGGAGCCATGTGAATAAGCATCATATTACGGTTAAACTAATCATAgcatcatatttaattttatctgAATAAGCTCGTTCTTGGTTTCATTCACACGTGGTAATTAGTTTAACCGTATTTATATGAGATCAGATCAATTTGCATGTATCAGAAAACAGTCCTTAAATTAAGGATCCGAAAAGAATAATAGCAATGCactttctttatataatttgaaattGAAAGATTCATGATTTGGTGAAAACATAACCAACCaataataccaaaaatattggttaaaaaaaagaagaacaagcGATACCAATCTAAAGTGGTGAAAGAGCGGTTGTTTTACGGATTCCATACGGCTCACGTGAAAACCTGATTCGTTCTTACTAGTTCTTACATCACTTTTCATTGTTGCCCGGtccaattttctttttatttatttatgttactTTTGTTTGTTAATAACAGCTGTAactcgttcaatttttttttttttccttttcctgTCAACTCgttcaaaaataatattctcgAATGCATGAGTattctttattttagtatttttttaactgGAGCGATCTTGCACTTCCACTCTTTCAAAAATTTCAGAATTCCATAAACAGAGTCAACAATTTAGTGtttttatgtcaaaaaaaattagtgttttaatatatcGAAATTAACAACAAAAGTAATTGGAAaagtacaagaaaaaaaaaggtcagttatttaaagaaaacaataataaaaattaaaaaaaaggagcAAAGAAAGTCTATAAAAAGAGACGCTTGGGGAGAGGCTTGGGTCCACTTCCATTCTTCCACTTCcttctctttaaaaaaaacttttacgGAGTCTGAGTCTCGCATTTCTTGATCGACAGAGAAATGGATTCCATCGATTTCGACAGCGTGAAAGCAGAGAAAGCCAATGCGCTGCGTCGTTTCCAGAGCATTGGTCTCCTCCTCCGCATAGCGGAGATCTGCGCCGCTCTTCTCTTCGTCTGTTGGATATTCACTTCCCTCCCTTTCGCCGGCGAGTTCCTCCGTCGTCTCTCTTCCGTCGTTTCCACTCCTCTCTTCATGTTCGTCCTTACAAACTCCATCGTCGTCGCTCTTCTCACCACCAAATCCACCGTCTTCTCCGGCGGCGGAGCAGAGGCGGATATCTTCCGCGCGTTCAGCAGATCCGGAGAGAGTCGCGTCAGTTCTTCCGACGGAGATCTGACGGGAGAGACAATCGTCTTGGACGACAAAGAGATGATCGACACGGAAACCGATATAAATTCGAGTTCAAATTCAAATCCGACGGTGGCGCGTGGTCAACACGTGACAACCGAACCGGAGAAGGACTCGATTACTGTCACTGATGTAACGAACGATCATCCTCCTCCACCGACGAAGGTCTATAAAAGAAGCAAAACGGAAATCTCTGCGAAACAGAGTCCAGCGATGGTGACGAAACCTACGCTCCGGCGATCGGAGACGGAAAAGTGCCGTGAAACCGTCGCGTCGTGCGAAGAAGTGCCGTTTCCGGAGGATAATCTGACAAACGAAGAGTTTCAGAAAACGATCGAAGCGTTCATCGCGAAACAGTTGATATTTCGTCGCCGAGAATCTCTCGCCGTCGTTATCCataattaaatctaaatatataagtatatcCCGACATAACTATCTATGTTGTATGTTCGAGTTCGAACCAACAAGCAAGCACGGTTTTGTAATAGAACGACAATGAAGAACGATCGTATCGATCTCATTTTGTTTGTGCTCCCTTTCTTTGTTGGATCAAACACGTATGGTTTGTTTCTGTAATGTTTGGATCAAATTTGTTGAACGATTCAGGATTAATATGAACAGTGCTTATCTGTGTTTCtgtatgttgattttttttttctgttggtCTAGTGAGTGTCACTTCCTGAACTGATAATAATAGAAACTTGAAGTAGAAGCCATGTTTCGTGAAATCATGGTATATTACCAAATTACTTTTGGTTTTAGTGTATTTCAAGAGAAGAGACTGTCGTGTGAAGTTATTAAGCATTTTAGTTGAGTTACTTGAGTACATACAATCAAAGACAAAAGCAATCACAACTCTTCACACGACAATGTCAGAAACGCGATCTTGTTTATCCTCATCATAAAGCCTTACTTTTAAATCAGTATGTATTATctattaaaacaatttaaatagaTGTAATCTGCAAAAGCATGGAAAATCTATTCAAGCTATGTATTCAAGAAATAAATTATTAGTCTCTGGAAGGACTATGTACATGCAGGGGTGGATGTAGATTGGTCGTGGGATCATGTGTCCTCTgctaaatttagattttttaagttATCAGGGTTAT includes:
- the LOC106440126 gene encoding lipid phosphate phosphatase epsilon 1, chloroplastic isoform X1 yields the protein MAVLVERFARRDGSEQSGSVEQEGSINGSPEVRHEMVAGRGVEAIVNSLSKWVVSILFASIILLRHDGTALWGIIGSVSNSALSVVLKRILNQARPATTSRTDPGMPSTHAQSISFISVFAVLSVMEWLGTSKVSLFLSFLIIASGLYFIRLRVSQKLHTSSQVVVGAIVGSVFCIFWYTMWNSLLLEAFESSLVLQISVFLVAAALTLAFATHVVLNWFRNDK
- the LOC106440126 gene encoding lipid phosphate phosphatase epsilon 1, chloroplastic isoform X2; its protein translation is MVAGRGVEAIVNSLSKWVVSILFASIILLRHDGTALWGIIGSVSNSALSVVLKRILNQARPATTSRTDPGMPSTHAQSISFISVFAVLSVMEWLGTSKVSLFLSFLIIASGLYFIRLRVSQKLHTSSQVVVGAIVGSVFCIFWYTMWNSLLLEAFESSLVLQISVFLVAAALTLAFATHVVLNWFRNDK
- the LOC106440124 gene encoding uncharacterized protein LOC106440124, coding for MDSIDFDSVKAEKANALRRFQSIGLLLRIAEICAALLFVCWIFTSLPFAGEFLRRLSSVVSTPLFMFVLTNSIVVALLTTKSTVFSGGGAEADIFRAFSRSGESRVSSSDGDLTGETIVLDDKEMIDTETDINSSSNSNPTVARGQHVTTEPEKDSITVTDVTNDHPPPPTKVYKRSKTEISAKQSPAMVTKPTLRRSETEKCRETVASCEEVPFPEDNLTNEEFQKTIEAFIAKQLIFRRRESLAVVIHN